A window from Nitrospira sp. ND1 encodes these proteins:
- the mgtE gene encoding magnesium transporter — protein sequence MRLVSIQRLLRRGAITNLAKMLARMHPADIANVIDHLSSLKEKREIFELVRGDVKRGQVLSELDGESITLVLSDLLPSDAAWLLKDLGSDDIAYILSVIPNDRAKEILALMRTEDSTEIADLLKYPKGTAGGIMTTEFFALFEDATAQEAIRRLQQATDAEMVFYIYVTDKEDRLVGVLSLRQLLTVPPATPLKNIMTRDLISVAVDMDQEEVSRQVASYNLLAIPVVEKDGKLVGIITVDDVVDVIREEATEDMLKMAGAIEEDAMFKSSSMAAARVRLPWLFTNLVGSLLSGMLLWMFRYTIQEVVAIVSFIPVIAAMGGNVGLQSSTLIIRGLATGLVELTDVWKIFFREAKIAFLMGIACSLMLTVVGWLWHQVFLGMVVGVSLITAFLVSTSMATVMPIVLKRMGVDPAVAAGPFVTTANDITGIAIYLTLATIFLEQIR from the coding sequence GTGCGGCTGGTCTCCATTCAGCGGCTTCTGCGCCGTGGCGCCATCACCAATCTGGCCAAGATGCTGGCGCGCATGCATCCGGCGGATATTGCCAACGTCATCGACCATCTTTCCTCACTGAAAGAAAAACGAGAAATCTTCGAACTGGTGCGCGGAGACGTCAAGCGTGGGCAGGTGCTCAGCGAATTGGACGGCGAGAGCATCACGCTGGTGTTGTCCGATCTGCTGCCTTCCGATGCCGCCTGGTTGTTGAAAGACCTTGGTTCCGACGATATCGCCTACATTTTGAGTGTGATTCCGAACGATCGCGCCAAGGAGATCCTGGCGCTGATGCGGACGGAGGACTCCACTGAAATCGCCGACCTGCTGAAGTATCCCAAAGGCACGGCCGGCGGCATCATGACCACCGAGTTTTTCGCGCTCTTCGAGGATGCCACGGCGCAGGAAGCCATTCGTCGCTTGCAGCAGGCCACCGACGCGGAAATGGTGTTCTACATCTATGTAACGGACAAGGAGGACCGGCTTGTCGGTGTGTTATCGCTCCGCCAATTACTGACCGTCCCACCGGCGACTCCGTTAAAGAACATCATGACCCGGGATCTGATCAGCGTGGCCGTGGACATGGATCAGGAGGAGGTCTCGCGCCAGGTCGCGAGCTACAACCTGCTGGCCATTCCGGTGGTGGAGAAAGACGGCAAATTGGTCGGCATCATCACGGTAGACGACGTCGTCGATGTCATCCGTGAAGAAGCGACCGAAGACATGTTGAAAATGGCCGGCGCCATCGAAGAGGATGCGATGTTCAAGTCCTCCAGCATGGCCGCTGCTCGTGTGCGCCTGCCCTGGCTCTTTACCAATCTCGTCGGGAGCCTTCTGTCCGGCATGCTGTTGTGGATGTTCCGGTATACCATTCAGGAAGTGGTGGCCATCGTCAGTTTTATCCCCGTCATCGCGGCCATGGGGGGCAACGTCGGGTTACAGTCCTCCACGCTGATTATTCGAGGGCTCGCCACCGGCCTGGTGGAACTCACCGACGTGTGGAAGATTTTCTTTCGCGAAGCGAAGATTGCCTTTTTGATGGGCATTGCCTGTAGTCTGATGCTGACGGTGGTGGGCTGGCTGTGGCATCAGGTCTTTTTGGGCATGGTGGTCGGTGTGTCGCTCATTACGGCGTTCCTGGTCTCGACGAGTATGGCGACGGTGATGCCGATCGTCTTGAAGCGGATGGGCGTGGATCCTGCCGTCGCCGCCGGTCCGTTCGTGACGACGGCCAATGACATCACCGGCATTGCTATTTACCTCACGCTGGCGACGATCTTCCTCGAGCAAATTCGATAA
- the recO gene encoding DNA repair protein RecO, with protein MGLLVSLSSFTLGGEMPLVKTAAIVLHSRKWGEADRIVTFYTMRIGKLRGVARGARRLKSRLGGMIEPFTLCQLDLFEKPGDSLYRISQVALDEPFAKFRDDLTLMTAAGRMVNLVSAVMAEGDPEPRVFEMLESGLRTLLESRDAAWTTLLFQIRLLGMTGFRPQTEQCATCGQVHRSPLPQFSPMAGGIVCERCASRQPFRCTALSRGSVAFLHQALHMQPALLNRLHAAGQVRTEVESAIESYVTVVAGRRLPPVDFLTSGSPA; from the coding sequence GTGGGTCTCCTCGTTTCCCTGTCATCCTTCACGCTGGGTGGTGAGATGCCGTTGGTGAAGACTGCTGCCATCGTGCTGCACAGCCGAAAGTGGGGTGAGGCCGACCGGATCGTCACGTTCTATACGATGCGTATAGGCAAGTTGCGCGGGGTCGCGCGCGGCGCGCGTCGGTTGAAGAGCCGTCTCGGCGGGATGATCGAGCCCTTTACCCTCTGCCAGCTGGATCTGTTTGAGAAGCCCGGCGATTCACTCTACCGGATTTCACAGGTCGCGCTGGATGAGCCGTTCGCCAAATTTCGAGACGATCTGACCCTCATGACCGCCGCGGGGCGCATGGTCAACCTTGTGAGTGCCGTCATGGCGGAAGGCGATCCGGAGCCGCGGGTATTTGAGATGTTGGAGTCGGGGTTACGCACGTTGTTGGAGAGTCGGGACGCGGCATGGACGACCTTATTGTTCCAGATTCGTCTGTTGGGGATGACGGGGTTCCGGCCGCAAACCGAGCAGTGTGCGACCTGCGGCCAAGTGCATCGAAGTCCGCTCCCGCAATTTTCACCCATGGCCGGGGGGATCGTGTGCGAGCGGTGCGCGAGCCGTCAGCCGTTTCGTTGTACGGCGTTGTCCCGCGGAAGCGTCGCATTTCTCCATCAAGCGTTGCATATGCAGCCGGCGCTCTTGAATCGGTTGCATGCGGCCGGCCAGGTGCGGACTGAAGTCGAGTCGGCCATAGAAAGTTATGTCACGGTGGTGGCGGGGCGACGGCTTCCGCCGGTCGATTTTTTGACCAGTGGAAGCCCTGCGTAA